A stretch of the Amycolatopsis sp. BJA-103 genome encodes the following:
- the coaE gene encoding dephospho-CoA kinase has translation MLRVGLTGGIGAGKSTVANRLSEHGAVPIDSDKIAREVVEPGTPGLAELVEAFGDDILASDGSLDRAALAAKAFADEESRKRLNSIVHPRVGARTAELMAGAAPDAIIVHDIPLLVEGGLAPMYHLVVMVDAPEEVRVRRLVEARGMAETDARARIKAQATTDQRRAVADVWFDNSGAPDIVLADVDALWADRLTPFEANVRLRKPRAPMSPKIAQYDQTWPAQAERALARIRMVVGDKAVRVDHIGSTSVPGLPAKDILDLQLTVSTLDKADELSEALSDAGFPRAEGEWFDDAHGEEGTWPKRFHFGGDPRRPVNLHVRSQETPAWRLALLFPEWLRRNSDERDAYAAVKNAMAAKHAGDGTVERYTDEKQVWVDAAFARADAWAASVGWTP, from the coding sequence ATGCTGCGTGTGGGCCTGACCGGCGGGATCGGCGCCGGAAAATCGACGGTGGCGAACCGGCTTTCCGAGCACGGTGCCGTCCCCATCGACTCCGACAAGATCGCCAGGGAGGTCGTCGAACCGGGGACACCCGGGCTCGCCGAGCTCGTCGAAGCGTTCGGGGACGACATCCTCGCGTCCGACGGTTCGCTCGATCGCGCCGCGCTCGCCGCCAAGGCGTTCGCCGACGAGGAGTCCCGCAAACGGCTGAACTCGATCGTCCACCCGAGGGTCGGCGCGCGCACGGCCGAGTTGATGGCGGGAGCGGCGCCGGACGCGATCATCGTCCATGACATCCCGCTGCTGGTCGAAGGCGGCCTCGCGCCGATGTACCACCTCGTCGTGATGGTCGACGCGCCGGAAGAGGTCCGGGTCCGCCGCCTGGTCGAGGCGCGGGGGATGGCCGAGACCGACGCGCGCGCCAGGATCAAGGCGCAGGCCACGACCGATCAGCGCCGGGCGGTGGCCGACGTCTGGTTCGACAACAGCGGAGCGCCCGACATCGTGCTCGCCGACGTCGACGCACTGTGGGCGGACAGGCTGACCCCGTTCGAGGCGAACGTGCGGCTCCGCAAGCCGCGGGCGCCGATGTCGCCGAAGATCGCCCAGTACGACCAGACGTGGCCCGCGCAGGCCGAACGGGCACTCGCGCGGATCCGCATGGTGGTGGGGGACAAGGCCGTGCGGGTCGACCACATCGGTTCGACGTCGGTGCCGGGGCTGCCCGCCAAGGACATCCTCGACCTCCAGCTGACCGTGTCCACTTTGGACAAGGCCGACGAGCTGTCCGAAGCGCTGTCCGACGCCGGGTTCCCGCGCGCGGAGGGCGAGTGGTTCGACGACGCGCACGGCGAAGAAGGCACCTGGCCGAAACGGTTCCACTTCGGTGGCGACCCGCGCCGTCCGGTCAACCTGCACGTCCGCTCCCAGGAGACGCCGGCCTGGCGGCTCGCGCTGCTGTTCCCGGAGTGGCTGCGCCGCAACTCCGACGAGCGTGACGCCTACGCCGCGGTCAAGAACGCCATGGCCGCGAAGCACGCCGGAGACGGGACCGTCGAGCGGTACACCGACGAGAAGCAGGTCTGGGTCGACGCGGCCTTCGCGCGGGCCGACGCGTGGGCCGCGTCGGTGGGCTGGACGCCGTAG
- the rpsA gene encoding 30S ribosomal protein S1, translating into MTTDTATAPTAPTGAPQVAINDIGSEEDFLAAIDKTIKYFNDGDIVEGTIVKVDRDEVLLDIGYKTEGVIPSRELSIKHDVDPAEVVTVGDEVEALVLQKEDKEGRLILSKKRAQYERAWGTIEELKEKDEPVKGTVIEVVKGGLILDIGLRGFLPASLVEMRRVRDLQPYVGRELEAKIIELDKNRNNVVLSRRAYLEQTQSEVRSEFLNALAKGQVRKGVVSSIVNFGAFVDLGGVDGLVHVSELSWKHIDHPSEVVEVGQEVTVEVLDVDMDRERVSLSLKATQEDPWRQFARTHAIGQIVPGKVTKLVPFGAFVRVEEGIEGLVHISELAERHVEIPEQVVQVNGDVMVKVIDIDLERRRISLSLKQANEGVTPETEFDPTQYGMAAEYDTEGNYIYPEGFDPDTQEWQDGFDKQREEWERQYAEAHTRYEAHMKQVVKAAEADAEAAADAATGVTSSSSDSGEQSYTSAPAEAKSGGTLASDEQLAALREKLSGGA; encoded by the coding sequence ATGACGACCGACACCGCCACCGCCCCGACCGCCCCCACTGGGGCCCCGCAGGTCGCTATCAACGACATCGGGTCGGAGGAAGATTTCCTCGCAGCGATCGACAAGACGATCAAGTACTTCAACGATGGCGACATCGTCGAAGGAACCATCGTCAAGGTTGACCGTGACGAGGTCCTGCTCGACATCGGCTACAAGACCGAGGGTGTCATCCCCTCGCGTGAGCTCTCCATCAAGCACGATGTCGACCCGGCTGAGGTTGTCACCGTCGGCGATGAGGTCGAAGCCCTGGTCCTCCAGAAGGAGGACAAGGAAGGCCGTCTGATCCTGTCCAAGAAGCGTGCGCAGTACGAGCGCGCCTGGGGCACGATCGAGGAGCTCAAGGAGAAGGACGAGCCCGTCAAGGGCACCGTCATCGAGGTCGTCAAGGGCGGCCTCATCCTGGACATCGGCCTCCGTGGCTTCCTGCCCGCGTCGCTGGTCGAGATGCGCCGTGTGCGCGACCTGCAGCCGTACGTGGGCCGTGAGCTCGAGGCGAAGATCATCGAGCTGGACAAGAACCGCAACAACGTGGTCCTGTCCCGCCGTGCCTACCTGGAGCAGACCCAGTCCGAGGTGCGCAGCGAGTTCCTCAACGCGCTCGCCAAGGGTCAGGTCCGCAAGGGCGTCGTGTCGTCCATCGTCAACTTCGGTGCCTTCGTGGACCTGGGTGGCGTCGACGGCCTGGTGCACGTCTCCGAGCTGTCCTGGAAGCACATCGACCACCCGTCCGAGGTCGTCGAGGTCGGTCAGGAGGTCACGGTCGAGGTTCTGGACGTCGACATGGACCGCGAGCGCGTCTCGCTGTCGCTGAAGGCGACCCAGGAAGACCCGTGGCGTCAGTTCGCCCGCACCCACGCGATCGGCCAGATCGTGCCGGGCAAGGTCACCAAGCTCGTTCCGTTCGGTGCGTTCGTGCGCGTCGAAGAGGGCATCGAGGGCCTGGTGCACATCTCCGAGCTGGCCGAGCGCCACGTGGAGATCCCGGAGCAGGTCGTCCAGGTCAACGGCGACGTGATGGTCAAGGTCATCGACATCGACCTCGAGCGTCGTCGCATCTCGCTGTCGCTGAAGCAGGCGAACGAGGGCGTCACGCCGGAGACCGAGTTCGACCCCACTCAGTACGGCATGGCCGCCGAGTACGACACCGAGGGGAACTACATCTACCCCGAGGGCTTCGACCCGGACACCCAGGAGTGGCAGGACGGCTTCGACAAGCAGCGTGAGGAGTGGGAGCGTCAGTACGCCGAGGCTCACACCCGCTACGAGGCTCACATGAAGCAGGTCGTCAAGGCCGCCGAGGCCGACGCCGAGGCAGCCGCCGACGCCGCGACCGGTGTCACCAGCAGCAGCAGCGACTCGGGCGAGCAGAGCTACACCTCCGCTCCGGCCGAGGCCAAGAGCGGTGGCACGCTGGCCAGCGACGAGCAGCTCGCGGCTCTCCGCGAGAAGCTGTCGGGCGGCGCGTGA
- a CDS encoding class I SAM-dependent methyltransferase — MSQQSATEQQPEAERHAQAEERLGTAGVAYRAVSAPEATAANLAWWDADADDYQATHGGFLGDADFVWCPEGVREADVALLGEVGGKRILEVGCGQAASSRWLAAQGAEAVATDLSAGMLRHAREGNERTGPAVPLVQATAESLPFADASFDAACSAFGAIPFVASVDVVFAEVHRVLRPGSRWVFSVTHPMRWIFPDDPGPQGLTVTQPYFDRTPYVEVDEEGVATYVEYHRTLGDYVRALADAGFALTDLIEPAWPEGHSRTWGQWSPLRGKLFPGTAIFCTQRG, encoded by the coding sequence TTGAGTCAGCAGTCCGCCACCGAGCAGCAGCCGGAGGCCGAAAGGCACGCGCAGGCCGAGGAGCGGCTCGGCACCGCGGGGGTCGCCTATCGGGCGGTCTCGGCGCCCGAGGCGACGGCCGCGAACCTGGCGTGGTGGGACGCCGACGCCGACGACTACCAAGCGACCCACGGCGGGTTCCTCGGCGACGCGGACTTCGTCTGGTGCCCGGAGGGCGTCCGCGAGGCCGACGTCGCGCTCCTGGGTGAAGTCGGCGGCAAGCGGATCCTCGAGGTCGGCTGCGGGCAAGCGGCGTCCTCGCGCTGGCTCGCCGCGCAGGGTGCCGAAGCGGTGGCGACCGACCTGTCGGCGGGCATGCTCCGCCACGCGAGGGAGGGCAACGAGCGGACCGGTCCCGCCGTCCCGCTCGTGCAGGCGACGGCGGAGTCGCTCCCCTTCGCCGACGCGAGCTTCGACGCGGCGTGCTCGGCCTTCGGCGCGATCCCGTTCGTGGCGTCGGTGGACGTCGTGTTCGCCGAAGTCCACCGGGTGCTCCGGCCGGGTTCCCGCTGGGTGTTCTCGGTGACTCATCCGATGCGCTGGATCTTCCCCGACGACCCCGGGCCGCAGGGCCTCACCGTCACCCAGCCGTATTTCGACCGCACGCCCTACGTCGAGGTCGACGAGGAGGGAGTCGCGACCTACGTCGAGTACCACCGCACCCTCGGCGACTACGTCCGCGCGCTCGCCGACGCGGGTTTCGCGCTGACGGATCTCATCGAGCCCGCCTGGCCGGAGGGCCACTCCCGCACCTGGGGGCAGTGGAGCCCGCTGCGCGGCAAGCTCTTCCCCGGTACCGCGATCTTCTGCACCCAGCGGGGATGA
- a CDS encoding GNAT family N-acetyltransferase, producing MTSTAALQRARFAALDPLLPSPPPLPPGEPVEAGGAAGTIAHVRFATGSWQRLWSPAHLQILTAILPRDAGAGMSALLSAWRERIALADPEPDSSCTVTWPSRDVVVTRALLDHGLAPQLALAVRAPALGEAHAVPGVTVRESSGGDLEEIVALRFEELRYTSFVGHGVVRPGARALLAEEVRRGLQFGGRVWIAEEEGVTVGIVTGGKRSPVAGDALAGRLPPGEWGYVGTLAVTAAARGRGIGRALTAVAHDELFSPSSRGTFVSYNPANPLSPVFWHRQGYRPLWTTWAASPASALR from the coding sequence ATGACCTCGACGGCGGCGCTGCAGCGAGCGCGGTTCGCCGCGCTCGACCCGCTGCTCCCGTCGCCGCCGCCGCTCCCGCCCGGCGAGCCCGTCGAAGCGGGCGGCGCCGCCGGGACGATCGCGCACGTGCGGTTCGCGACGGGCTCCTGGCAACGGCTCTGGAGCCCGGCGCACCTGCAGATCCTCACCGCGATCCTGCCCCGCGACGCCGGCGCGGGCATGAGCGCGCTGCTCTCCGCCTGGCGCGAGCGGATCGCGCTCGCCGACCCCGAACCCGATTCGTCGTGCACGGTCACCTGGCCCAGCCGTGACGTCGTGGTCACGCGGGCCCTGCTCGACCACGGGCTCGCGCCGCAACTGGCGCTGGCCGTCCGCGCGCCCGCGCTGGGCGAGGCGCACGCCGTGCCCGGCGTGACCGTCCGGGAATCCTCCGGCGGCGACCTGGAGGAGATCGTCGCGCTGCGGTTCGAAGAACTTCGCTACACCTCGTTCGTGGGCCACGGCGTCGTCCGCCCCGGGGCCAGGGCCCTGCTCGCCGAGGAGGTCCGGCGCGGGCTGCAGTTCGGCGGCCGCGTCTGGATCGCCGAAGAGGAAGGCGTCACGGTGGGGATCGTGACCGGCGGAAAGCGCTCCCCGGTCGCGGGCGACGCGCTCGCGGGACGACTGCCGCCCGGCGAGTGGGGCTACGTCGGCACGCTCGCGGTCACCGCCGCCGCGCGGGGGCGCGGGATCGGGCGCGCGCTGACCGCCGTGGCACACGACGAGCTGTTCTCTCCGTCGTCGCGCGGTACCTTCGTCTCGTACAATCCGGCCAATCCGCTTTCCCCGGTGTTCTGGCACCGGCAGGGTTATCGTCCTCTGTGGACGACGTGGGCGGCGAGCCCCGCCAGTGCCCTGCGGTAG
- a CDS encoding GNAT family N-acetyltransferase, with the protein MEIEKTLFDAHRARFAAVDRLLPEAAPAPVAGERVDAATAAGVQVTGVVQRQLHGPDDIPLLWSAADVRQLFPFIGNTGTEGMDVLLRAWRTWMDAESPGEDSSCVVNWPSRDAEAIRAFLDHGLVPMSALAVRTGCHPDAAADDGVTIRRARTEDFEEVLAMAVSTHDYIGQVATRQRSNAAELLAPALERALGKDTPLLWLAEREGAAVAFAHAAWITSSPGSAEAELLPYGRWGYVNNVVTVPGLRGNGLGRTLMSVVHQEFSADGADGTYLYYNPTNPLSSVFWHRQGYRPLWTSWEVHPASALR; encoded by the coding sequence ATGGAAATCGAAAAGACGCTGTTCGACGCGCACCGGGCACGGTTCGCGGCGGTCGACCGGCTGCTGCCCGAAGCCGCCCCCGCCCCGGTCGCCGGCGAGCGGGTGGACGCCGCCACGGCGGCGGGTGTCCAGGTCACCGGCGTGGTCCAGCGGCAGTTGCACGGCCCGGACGACATCCCCCTGCTCTGGTCCGCCGCCGACGTGCGCCAGCTCTTCCCGTTCATCGGGAACACCGGCACCGAGGGCATGGACGTGCTGCTGCGCGCGTGGCGGACGTGGATGGACGCCGAATCCCCCGGTGAGGATTCGTCCTGCGTGGTCAATTGGCCGAGCCGGGACGCCGAGGCGATCCGCGCCTTCCTCGACCACGGGCTGGTGCCGATGTCCGCGCTCGCCGTGCGCACCGGCTGCCACCCCGACGCCGCGGCCGACGACGGGGTGACCATCCGCCGGGCACGGACGGAGGACTTCGAGGAAGTGCTCGCGATGGCCGTGTCGACGCACGACTACATCGGCCAGGTCGCCACCCGGCAGCGCTCGAACGCCGCCGAACTGCTCGCCCCGGCCCTGGAACGGGCCCTCGGCAAGGACACCCCGCTGCTGTGGCTCGCCGAGCGGGAGGGGGCGGCCGTCGCGTTCGCGCACGCCGCCTGGATCACGTCGTCACCGGGGTCGGCCGAGGCGGAACTCCTCCCCTACGGCCGCTGGGGCTACGTCAACAACGTCGTCACCGTGCCCGGCCTGCGCGGGAACGGACTCGGGCGGACCTTGATGTCCGTGGTGCACCAAGAGTTCTCCGCCGACGGCGCGGACGGCACCTACCTCTACTACAACCCGACCAACCCGCTTTCTTCGGTGTTCTGGCACCGGCAGGGTTATCGTCCACTGTGGACGTCCTGGGAGGTCCACCCCGCTTCGGCCCTGCGCTAG
- a CDS encoding ATP-binding cassette domain-containing protein → MRVQADRVSVTGPHGTLLSPTSLTVSGGELAIVHGEPGVGVTAFGLALAGRLKPATGTVTVEGGDPHKVVAVVDAPGVSEPDGALSLQVVVGEELELAKRPSNKAAVASWLAEHDAAAFATTRFENIAAVTRTRLLTALAAGRKDVGVLVLDTPDRHTSDVGSWARLAREHAERGLAVIVLTATTPVSALPETPALCGALEQPDPVRCAPLEPEAEPDETEETEKTSGDQE, encoded by the coding sequence GTGCGGGTTCAAGCCGACAGGGTGTCCGTCACCGGACCCCACGGCACGTTGCTGTCGCCTACTTCACTCACCGTTTCGGGTGGTGAGCTGGCGATCGTGCACGGCGAGCCAGGAGTGGGCGTCACGGCCTTCGGGCTGGCGCTGGCGGGCAGACTCAAGCCCGCCACCGGGACGGTGACCGTCGAGGGCGGCGACCCGCACAAGGTCGTGGCGGTCGTCGACGCGCCCGGCGTGAGCGAGCCGGACGGCGCGCTGTCGCTGCAGGTCGTCGTCGGGGAGGAACTCGAACTGGCGAAGCGGCCGTCGAACAAGGCCGCCGTCGCGAGCTGGCTGGCCGAGCACGACGCCGCCGCCTTCGCCACCACCCGCTTCGAAAACATCGCCGCGGTGACGCGCACCCGGCTGCTCACCGCGCTCGCCGCGGGCCGCAAGGACGTCGGCGTCCTCGTGCTCGACACCCCCGACAGGCACACCAGCGACGTCGGCAGCTGGGCCCGGCTCGCCCGCGAGCACGCCGAACGCGGCCTCGCCGTCATCGTGCTGACCGCCACCACCCCGGTTTCGGCCCTGCCGGAGACGCCCGCCCTCTGCGGCGCCCTCGAGCAGCCCGACCCCGTGCGCTGCGCGCCTCTCGAACCAGAGGCGGAGCCGGACGAAACCGAAGAGACTGAAAAGACTTCAGGAGACCAGGAATGA